CACGCGACTCACAACGCGGCAGCGTTCGACGCGTTGCTGGGAACCACGCTTTGGCAACTGCGGCTCATCGTGTTCGCCGGCACGCTCGGCATGATCGTCTTCGCGCTCTTTTTGCCGATGTTCATCTATCTCTTTAAGCGCGGCGTCAAGTCGTTCGAGAAGCGCGGCTCCATTCCGCACTCGCTCTTCCGGCTCGCCGATCCGGCCGTGATCCGCGATGCCGTCGGCGCCAATCGCTTTCCGAGCCTGAGCATCATGCGCACGTTTTCCTCGACGGCGCTGCCCAAACGCATGTTGATTTTCAACGTGCTCATCACGGCGGCATACTCGATCGGCGTCGTCTCCTCGTACTATGCGAGCTTGCTGGACATCGACTCGGCACGCACGGCGCTAGGGCTCTCTGGAATCATCAACGGTGTCGGAACGGTAGCGTTCACCCTCTTCGTCGATCCAACGTCCTCGATGATCACCGACGAGGCCGTACGCGGCGTCCGGCCGGTCGAGCACGTTCGGTCGATGGTCTTCTATCTGGCCCTGACCGCGATCGCCGGAACCATCTTATCGCAGTTGATTCTGTGGCCGTCGGCGAAGGTGATCGAGCTCGTCGCACATTTCTTCACGCACATACGATGAAACGGCTTATGCGAATCTCACACCTGGCCAAACTCGCGTGCCTGGGCGCGGTGCTCCTCTCAAGCGCCGGCTGCGCCGGACCGGTGCAGCGCTGGATCGTCAATACCCGCGTGAATCAGGGTGCCTCCGCGCTCGTGCGCGGAAACCTGCACGAAGCCGCGCTCGCCTACCGCTTGGCGCTTCGCGTCGATCCGGCCGACCAGCGAGCGAGGACCGGATTTACGGCCGTTTCGATCGATATCGCGAGTTCGGATTACCGGCGCGGAAACTTCGACGACGCCCTTGCAACGCTTAACGCGGCCGCGAAGTACGACCCTTCGAGCGTCCGCATACAAGGACTCCGATCGGCGATCGCCGAGGCGAACCTCAAGCGTGAGATCGTGATCTCGAATTACCCGACCTACACCACGGCCGGCGAGCAGATTCAGAAATCGTACGCGACGCTCAACGAGCAGAACAAGCTCATTTTGCGCAGCATCCACCGATTCAATTACACGTACGATACGAACGATTTGACGAGCGCGATCGAGCAGTCCTACGAAATGCAGCTCGACATCGCCAAGAACACGAACCGGCTCATCGCCTATCGTCAACTCGTAGAATCGGGCGCCCCGCAAGCCCAAGCGCTCTCCACCAAAAACGCCTCGTCGGCCTCGCTGCTCCCGCTACCCTAACGCATCGTCCTTCGACAGGCTCGTCCTTCGGACGGGCTCGTCCTTCGACAAGCTCAGGATGACAAAGGGGGGGCGTTCTTCTTCTTTTGTCATGCTGAGCCTGTCGAAGCATGAGCTTGTCGAAGCATGAGCTTGTCGAAGCATGGGGCTTGTTAGGACGGAAGGCAGAGGTGGTGGCGCTCGAGCCACGCCCGGGCATGGCCGGCTTTTTCGGCGTTGCGGAACGCGCGCCATTGGGCTTCGGCACCGGGTAGAACCTTCTGCGGATCGGTCTCGTACACGATCCATTGCGCGTTAGGATTTATGACCGGGAAACGCGCCATCCACGCGCAGAGTTCGACGTTGCGACTGAAGCGGTTCTTCTCGATGTCGACGAAGTAACGCGCGCCCTTGCGAATCGCGCTCTGTTCGTCGAAGGGCGTCCAAAGATACGGATCCTCTTCCCATCCGTAGCGATGAATGTAGTATAAAATCGAGGGATCGTAGTGACCCATCACGATCAACGCGTTCGGAGCCAGCGTCCGATCGAGCGCGATTGCATTGCGATAGACGCTCTTTGAGTAGGCGTAATACGGCTTCGCGATCGCGCGATTCTGCTCCACCGCGAGTGCGAGTAAGAGCACGCCGGCGAGTGCGGCCCCAACCTTGTAGGGACGCGCGAGCGCACTGGCGGCGAACGCGCAAGCGACGCGTGCGAGGAATGCGGCTCCCGTCAGCGCCGCAAGCGGCAGCAGCAGGTACATGTAGTAGTCCACGCGTTCGACGGTCACGACGACGTACGTATAGAGCAGGCCGCCGGCGAGCCAGCCCCAGAGCAGCGCGCGAGAGCGTGCGGCGCGCGGAAAGAAGATGAAGCCGAGCAGCCCGAGCGCCGTGCAGACCGGGCCGAGCATCGTCCACGTCAGCATGCCGAGAACCTGACGAAAGCGCGCCCATTTCAAGGCGAAACCCGCCGTCGTGGTTGCGGCGGCCCGCAGCGCGGGAATCACGTGCAGCGTGGTGATACCGCTCGCCCAGTGCCACTCCGCGTGCGCCGCGACCGCCTTGTCGTAGGCGTACAAGAGCACGAGCGGCACCACGACGAGCATGGCGATGCCGGCCCAACGCATCGTGCGTCCGTCGCGCAGCCGCTGCGCGATCGTCGCGGCGAGCGGCACGAGCGCGGCAAGCGAGACCGGCTTAGCCAGATACGCTAGAGCTAGCAGAGCCGTTGCACCGCCGACCCGGCGCCAGCCCAGCGTCTCGTCGTCCACCAGCAATCGCGCAATCGCATACAGCGCTACGGTGAGGAAGAACACCATCGTCGTGTCGGGCATGAACGTGCGGCCGTAGTAGAAACTTCCCGGCATGATTGTGAAGAGTAACGCTGCAAAAAGCCCGGCGAGCGGACTCGTGAAGAGCCAACGCCCGAAGAATCCGAGAGCGGCAACGGTCCCGAGCGAAAACGCCATGGTGATCAGCCGTCCGAAGATCTCGTGGACGCCCAGAATCTTATAGAAGATCGCCGCCAAGAATGGAACGATCTGCAGTTCCAGCTCGACGTAGTTGGGCGGCGGCCCGTTGTAGTTCGTCTGCGGATAGAGCAGGTTGAACTGCAACTGCGCGAAGTTCCGCGCGATCGACGCCGTGTCGCCCTGGCGCCAGCCCGGATGATCGAGAATCGGATCGTGGATGCCCTTCAGACGCAGGGCCAATGCCAACAGAAGGATCGCGCCCAGGCCGATCCGCCACCAGAGGGCGGCAGATAAACCGAGGATCAATTTACGTGCTTGAACGTCCAATATTTATTCAGGAAGAAGTTGACGAACACGCCGGCCGCGGTAGCGGCAAACCAGATCGTCGTGAAGTGATCGAAGTGTTGCTCGGCCGCGACCCAAAAAATCAATTTGCCGAAGAGCAACGCGATGAAGGAGACCGTGAGAAACTGCGCGCCTTCCACGAGCGCGTTGCGCTCGGAACGAAACGTCCAAATGCGGTTGAGGAAGTAATTCGAAAAACCGCCCGCCATGAACCCGATCGCGAAGTCGGTAAAATCGGAGTAGCGCGCGCGGTCGTGCAGGATGTGCGCGACGATCGCGTTGATCGCCAAACCCGAGACGCCGACGATTCCAAACTTGACGAACTGACGAACGCCGCGGCGCTGTGCGAGACCGCCGATCGAATTATGCAACCCAATACCAATCTGCGAACAAAACGGTGAAGAGACCCAGAAGCGGCAGCGAAAACGCGACGATCGCATTGTTCGCGCCGGGGCGGCGCCCCCAGAGCGCGAGGATCACGAACATCGGGAAGAGCACGAGCGCGAAGCGGGGCATGCTCATCAGGCTCGAGGTCGACATCGGCACGAGAATCGAGAGTCCCATGTACGCGATATACGACGGTTTGAGTTTGCGCCAGCCGGCGATGAGAACGCCGATCATCAGCGCGGTGAAGACCAGTTCGAGCAACTGCTGCGCGACCGTCAGACCCGCGGTCGCATGCTCGATCTTTCCGAATGTCGCGATGACCGAGGTCCAGGGCGCCGCAAAGTGGCGATTCCAGTGGCTCTGGACGTGCGAGAAGTAGAGCGGGTCGCCGTTGAGCACCCAAAGATAGCCCATATAGAGCGCGAGTCCGAGCGGAATGAGGGCGATGAAAAAGAGTTTGCGCACGCCGGAAGCCAGGTCGTTGCGGTACGCGCCGTACCATTCGATCGCAAACGGAACCACCAGCAGCACGCCCTCGACGCGCGTC
Above is a genomic segment from Candidatus Baltobacteraceae bacterium containing:
- a CDS encoding DUF2837 family protein: MLITFIVQGVTIGAYAARLSGVLTGRIATSISLFNLFVTFGRLANIFSGITVGPLTDGAAKRAAVLHATHNAAAFDALLGTTLWQLRLIVFAGTLGMIVFALFLPMFIYLFKRGVKSFEKRGSIPHSLFRLADPAVIRDAVGANRFPSLSIMRTFSSTALPKRMLIFNVLITAAYSIGVVSSYYASLLDIDSARTALGLSGIINGVGTVAFTLFVDPTSSMITDEAVRGVRPVEHVRSMVFYLALTAIAGTILSQLILWPSAKVIELVAHFFTHIR
- a CDS encoding tetratricopeptide repeat protein, producing MKRLMRISHLAKLACLGAVLLSSAGCAGPVQRWIVNTRVNQGASALVRGNLHEAALAYRLALRVDPADQRARTGFTAVSIDIASSDYRRGNFDDALATLNAAAKYDPSSVRIQGLRSAIAEANLKREIVISNYPTYTTAGEQIQKSYATLNEQNKLILRSIHRFNYTYDTNDLTSAIEQSYEMQLDIAKNTNRLIAYRQLVESGAPQAQALSTKNASSASLLPLP
- a CDS encoding glycosyltransferase family 39 protein, which gives rise to MDVQARKLILGLSAALWWRIGLGAILLLALALRLKGIHDPILDHPGWRQGDTASIARNFAQLQFNLLYPQTNYNGPPPNYVELELQIVPFLAAIFYKILGVHEIFGRLITMAFSLGTVAALGFFGRWLFTSPLAGLFAALLFTIMPGSFYYGRTFMPDTTMVFFLTVALYAIARLLVDDETLGWRRVGGATALLALAYLAKPVSLAALVPLAATIAQRLRDGRTMRWAGIAMLVVVPLVLLYAYDKAVAAHAEWHWASGITTLHVIPALRAAATTTAGFALKWARFRQVLGMLTWTMLGPVCTALGLLGFIFFPRAARSRALLWGWLAGGLLYTYVVVTVERVDYYMYLLLPLAALTGAAFLARVACAFAASALARPYKVGAALAGVLLLALAVEQNRAIAKPYYAYSKSVYRNAIALDRTLAPNALIVMGHYDPSILYYIHRYGWEEDPYLWTPFDEQSAIRKGARYFVDIEKNRFSRNVELCAWMARFPVINPNAQWIVYETDPQKVLPGAEAQWRAFRNAEKAGHARAWLERHHLCLPS
- a CDS encoding GtrA family protein encodes the protein MHNSIGGLAQRRGVRQFVKFGIVGVSGLAINAIVAHILHDRARYSDFTDFAIGFMAGGFSNYFLNRIWTFRSERNALVEGAQFLTVSFIALLFGKLIFWVAAEQHFDHFTTIWFAATAAGVFVNFFLNKYWTFKHVN